The genomic DNA TCAATAGATGGAACCTGGGATTTAAACTCTAAATGATCACACTGTATTTAggatccatttgaattcccctTCCAGCCCTTTGATACTTTAATCTCCAGTCATAGCGACTCTGGTATAGGGTTAAAGAAGTCAAAGCATCATCTCCAAGCATGGACAACTGAGAACacttcatcacatgacactttgagaagtggagGGGTAGAATGTGATGACGATAAACTCTGACTGGCTCAGACAAAAGgtaacagttctgcagtgatggggaaggagggaatctctgagtcaccccatctccttccaagtatcagaggggtaaccgtgttagtctggatctgtaaaacgtgacaaagagtcctctggcaccttgtagactaacagacgtattggtgcATAAGCCtttgtgggtgaatccccacttcgtcagatgtagtggaaatttccagaggaaagaataaacatgcaagcaagaatcaggctagagataacaaggttagttcaatcagggaggatgaggctctcttaTAGCAGTgcaggtgtgaacaccaagggaggagaaactgccttTGTAGTTGGCTATTcactcacagtctttgtttaatcctcagctgatggtatcaaatttgcaagctcagcagtttctctttgaagtgtggGTCTGAAgtattttttgctgcaggatggctattTTTAAACCTGTCATTgcgtgtccagggagattgaagtgttctcctacaggtttttgtatattgcttatgctccaaaacgtcttttagtctataaggtgccacaggactctactGCCTTTTACATTTCCTTCCAGTATCACAGAGGCTGAAAAGACACTTTTTCCTGTCCTTGCTCCTCTTCCattaaatataatttgaaaagtTCCCATGATACCTGCTCTTCAGCACAACCCACTGCACCGTGAGAACAACTGGCAATGATACAATCTGCATCACTGGTGACTCTAACAATAACTTTGGAATAGGAGGAATGGTATAAATGTGATGCTCCCTTGTTTCTTATGGGAAGGGCACACTCGAATTACTCATGGGAGaatggagttgatagaaaggacaAATGGGTCCACTTCAAAGAGGTCAAACTGCAAAAATGGGCCACTCTTCTGGACAAGCTGAGAGATATTGGTGCTTCAAGCAtttcaaacagtttttaaaagttgctctgtgggaatcaggaaaagtattaaagtattgatagccctagaggtttttatagtgtttgcagattctctgatggctCACATGGGCTCAGTGGCAAgacaaggttttcccacactcaccgCTTCCATTGGGTCTCatacctgtgtggattctctgatggctaATAAGCTGCTGGCGGTGAATGAAGTTTTCCCCACAATCACTGCATTTATACGGcctttcccctgtgtggattctgagATGGGTAAGAAGGTTTGAGCTGCaactgaaggttttcccacactcacagcatacatagggcctctctcctgtgtggattctctgatgcccgGTAAGGTGAGAGCtttgagtgaagcttttcccacactcactgcattcaaagggcctctcccctgcatgcattctctgatgttgagaaagggctgatctttcaatgaagcttttcccacactcacggcattcatagggcctcttccctgtgtggattctctgatgtttagaaaggcctGATCTGTAAaggaaggttttcccacactcacggcattcatagcatctcttccctgtgtggattctctgatgttgagaaagggccaagctggtaataaagcttttcccgcactcacggcATTTGTAGGGCCTCTTCctcgtgtggattctctgatgtctagaAAGGCCTGATCTGTAAATGAAGGTTTccccacactcatggcattcatagggcctctgcCTTGTGTGGATTCTGTGATGTTTAGAAAGGTATGATCTgtgagtgaaggttttcccacactcacggcattcatagggcctctcccctgtatggattctctgatgttgagaaagggctgatctgtgagtgaaggttttcccacactcacggcattcatagggcctctcccctatgtggattctctgatgttgagaaaggtTTGAGCTGctagtgaagtttttcccacactcactgcattcatagggcctcctCTGTGGATTGTTTGATGCCTAATAAGGTGTGAACTGtgattgaaggttttcccacaatcactgcattcatagggcctctcatctgtgtggattctctgatgtttagaaaagTGTGAGCTGctaatgaagcttttcccacactcactgcctTTGTAGGGTCTCTCCcgcgtgtggattctctgatgtacaGAAAGGCCTGAACTGCGTGAGAAGGTTtccccacactcacggcattcataagGCCTGTCCCTCGTGTGAATTCTCTGATGTCTAGAAAGGGCTGATCTgtgagtgaaggttttcccacactcacggcattcatagggcctctcccctgtgtggattctctgatgttgagaaagggctgagctgctagagaagcttttcccacactcacagcatgtatttttcctctttaCCATGAGGATTTCCTGCTGTGACGTGGTTTCCTTGAGGCTCTTCTGAGTTCCCCGACAGAAAATAAATTTACCTACTCTCTCTCCtggctggtttccctgctctctttctggtctgtgctgaatctcCCAGGAGTTTCCCTGCTCATGACTCCTCGACACATGCCTTTTCGATCTTTGTGATAATGCTCTGTGTTTATCCACTTGCTCGATATTTTACagctgagaattctgctcctctttctcacctACCATTGCATTACCTGCTGCGATAGAGACAGAAACTTTAGACAGGGATGGAAAGGAGAAGACCAAAGCAAAACAAGCGCTGAAGACAggtcaaataaaaacaagaactgaactcctccaaactcttcccctaaataggagagaggaagggatcaaTTGGGCCTTCACATCCCATCCAAATTcgcagggggaaggaaggaagccacgGCCTGGTGTCTGCAAGGATCTACAGGAAGCCATGAGCTATGTTTACCCTGAGGATATGACCCCTGCTAGGGACAATAATTAACTGAGAGACCTCCCAAGGGCTCTGTAGGGCATCCCAGATGTTTCTTTCCGGCACTTACAGATTCTGAGttggtttaatgtttcctcaCCTGTGTGGGGAGCTCTCAGGATCTGtctttcctctgaaccctggaggtctgggacccatggctcttcTCTTTGTTCCAGATGGGAGATTATAtgaggtttggaaactggaaaccctgctcagatgaaagaaaacaaaggagttcagtTGATTTCATATGACTGTGTCATAAAAACACTCtattaatttaacttcagtgcttagtgtgacccagtgtgcctggggcagtcctCACTTAAAAGGCCAAAATCGGGGCAGGCtaaaaaagggagagcagatgctccCAAACCTGGTGGATAACACGGAAGTTAAACTCACCGACCAGTCACCAAATGTGCTTTTGATCCCCCATGCTGGTTAttgagaaactgaaaaaagaaatcacacagccccctttattgcattctaGTTCTCTGACTCCCAATCAACACCTACGTCCAGCACagtgagaggttatttaaaaactctgctcacataaacagtgttcttctgaccccagagTCAGCTGCATTACTAGATCAGTAGTATAGGTTTGGCCCTCACCCAAAATACTACGATGCCAGCCAATCCTTAGCacctaaactaaaggtttataaGCAAGAAAGCATCTAAACTAAAGgttttttataaaagaaagaaagaaaaagggagtTGTTAAATGAGAAAgcaatcatatatatatatatttctgaatgtatctggttcttagcagtattggtgagtttctgGCTTGAAAGGCTCTCTGGTACACATCCACATTATTCAGTTCTTTGTTCAAGccttcagtttgtagagaagttgctccagaggtaggaagagggattgaagacaaaatggagatgatgcagctgccctttacATTCCTTTTGCCAAGTGGCTTCTACTTCCTgggtcccaaacacaagcttcacagcacatggcatggaaaagcctggGAGGTCTCAGTACATAGGCATACCTctgcatgtcttgctgactcaGTAGGTGTATCCCCTTAATCCTTTCAATGGGTTTATTGTACGGCTGATGACCCTGGATGGGCCATCCAACAGGCTGGGCAGCGCTGATGCCAatatgtctgggggtgtcactCAGAAACACTAAACAAGTCTggaatacagatataccctacagatctgtaactcacaatacaaagatAGAAACAAGATCATCATACTTGGAAAATCATAATATtttcattgacaccttacatggcatatctagcacgaTTTATTGCAATTTCATCATAttggtatttataataaaataataataatataaagtgtctctcaattccatacagtgtcacttAATAAACCAGTCAATTCCCAGGACTGGTTCCCCAGGTGTTTGAAGATGCTGAACTCCTTGCTTGTGAGGGACTGAAATACCCACATATATGTTGGGAACAAACAGACACTGTGCAAGTCTGTTCCCCTATGTTCACTCTTCTAGAAAATTATGATAAATTTTGTTCATAGTATGTGTCAGgtctgaatccccactctgtcactccgaGTGCAGAAAGGGAGGACCCgccaggattctaaaaattaatttgtcccactctaggcttgtattaaaaccccaaagttacagcttttctctgaccttggcttggtaaatgctgccaccactcaaatgcaAAAACTCCCCAAAcctttggacccaggaaggagcacttgagaattcttccctctgggacaccctcaagccctttcacctcccctcTGGGAAAGAgcggagaaagaaaacaaaggaaattagctgtggctactagataatcaaacaacatgcacaaacctctcaggacaccaaaaatccaatcctgttcttaaaagaggtaaattttattaaaattgaaaaggaaaacaatacatctggaacgtaggcttttgctagatcttaaaagaaaatttttgaaagcacccaaaatagctttcttggggggttcagcttaaagcttacaagcaaacaaaagcatctgggatagcacagaggagatacaaaagccaaaataaaaattaaacctgATTGTGTCTGTCTAAACATTCCCTAGCCAAATCATTTCTTCTAAGTATGAAAGATGAATTTTCATTCCTGcttcaagccttacacagcattgctACTCTGTGCTGTCTTCTccggagaacaacagacaaagggaaagttactTTCCCATTTAAGAAAGTtctagcctttccattggctcttttggtcagatgcCCAATACTTTTCTTTTACCtatgggcttgttaaccctttagaggtaaagcaagcagagaactcGCACCAACAGGGATTTTACAGCCAACCGGCTGGCTGGGTGTTTATAAAAGGGAgatccctcccctctccttcatTTATCACTGTATGGCTTGTGAGGTACCATTTGAAAAGACATAATCTACTGAATAGCCTCCTGTTAAaatgtgtagcaacattatatgtaaagttatgagattttacGGTATGATGTTACTGAAAAAgttgcaaccctaaccctaagttcctcagagacagcaaggcaaacagctggtcaaatagccattctccaggagggggaaggtgtgaagaagacatttacattccatcacagggatCACTTGAACTCGTATCTATGACACCCTGTCACCATGACTCAGCTGAGAACTGTAGTGGTTTctagtacaaaggactgaattataaaaagaggtaaggaaaatgcatgagactctctctcttccctttccctctgctcatgACAACTCCTGAAGAACTGAATGTGGGCGGCAGGGGCAGGTTAGGGggagtcctggctgaaaggaaaaccAGCCTCTCTCAGCAGATGGTGagagaaacatttgttttaaacccgttttagcttgttaagttaaacATTAGTTTGCGTTTcatcttgcatttcttttgtaaacaattctgacttttatgcctcattacttgtagtcactgaaaatcttttttttcagtagttaataattttgtttccttattttatctaaccagtgtgtttggtttgaagtgtgttgGAAACTCCAATTGGAAtaacaaggctggtgcatgtcattttccactgatgaaataacagatttcatatgagctcccattgttcagtagtgtgctggacagggcaagatgcacatttctgggggaagtctgggagcagagaattttctggggTTCCCCTGTGGGTACTGTAATTTGTGAGTCACTGCCTAGCAGCACTCAAAACTGTGTAGCTGGGAGCgagttacatgctggagactgtgtgtgaactgcccaggagtggttgctctcacagcagagcagtgtaaaaggcaccccagcttGGGAACGGAGGGGACAGAGCTCTTCAACAGTCCAGGTTGCATTGTGCTTAATATCACAGACACTCAATTTCAAAGAGTCTCCTAAAATACACTGAAAGTAAATCCACGTCCCAGAAATCAAAGTCTCCAGACAGAGGGCAAGTCTCCCTGGctctgcttcttgctgacagagaggtccagagacaaagagagagtcctggggaagctgggaacagTAATCATGGGCTGGTGGGGctcagtggagaaagggaacaggaagggcagggatattacTGAATGCAGGATCTCAGCAGTGCTAGATGTCAGGATAGCACATAGTGcagcccattggaaaacataatcccaagtatacatataaaatgatggggtctaaattagttatttccattgatttctataagggcaataagatattctctgtattactgtctatccctttttaaataattcctaacatcctgtttgcttttttcacttcCGCTGCACActgctggatgtcttcagagaactatccacaatgacaaaaagatctttttcctgattagcctAATTTTGCTCCCATCATATTGCatgtgtagttggggttatttttttccaatgttcattacttgaCATTTATACACATTCAATTtcacttgccattttgttgcccattcacttAGTTTTACGAGATTTTTTtgaagctcttcacagtctgctttggtcttaactatcttgagcagtttagtatcatctgcaaactttgccacctcactgtttacccctttctccagatcatttatgaatacgttgaataggattggtccaaggactgacccttggggggaCACCACTaattactcctctccattctgaaagtttaccatttattcctaccctctgttccctgtcttttaaccagttctcaatccatgaaaagatcttccctcttatcccatgataaatcaatttatgtaagagcctttggtgagagaccttgtcaaaggctttctggaaatttaagtacattatgtccactggatcccccttgtccacgtttgttgaccccttcaaagaaccctaatagattagtaagacattatttccctttacagaaaccatgttgacttttgggggagggacagctctgtggtttgagctttggcctgctaaacccgggcttgtgagc from Gopherus evgoodei ecotype Sinaloan lineage unplaced genomic scaffold, rGopEvg1_v1.p scaffold_43_arrow_ctg1, whole genome shotgun sequence includes the following:
- the LOC115642650 gene encoding zinc finger protein 420-like isoform X1 encodes the protein MVKRKNTCCECGKSFSSSSALSQHQRIHTGERPYECRECGKTFTHRSALSRHQRIHTRDRPYECSECGKNFTSSSNLSQHQRIHIGERPYECRECGKTFTHRSALSQHQRIHTGERPYECRECGKTFTHRSYLSKHHRIHTRQRPYECHECGETFIYRSGLSRHQRIHTRKRPYKCRECGKSFITSLALSQHQRIHTGKRCYECRECGKTFLYRSGLSKHQRIHTGKRPYECRECGKSFIERSALSQHQRMHAGERPFECSECGKSFTQSSHLTGHQRIHTGERPYVCCECGKTFSCSSNLLTHLRIHTGERPYKCSDCGENFIHRQQLISHQRIHTGMRPNGSGECGKTLSCH
- the LOC115642650 gene encoding zinc finger protein 420-like isoform X2 yields the protein MVKRKNTCCECGKSFSSSSALSQHQRIHTGERPYECRECGKTFTHRSALSRHQRIHTRDRPYECRDECGKNFTSSSNLSQHQRIHIGERPYECRECGKTFTHRSALSQHQRIHTGERPYECRECGKTFTHRSYLSKHHRIHTRQRPYECHECGETFIYRSGLSRHQRIHTRKRPYKCRECGKSFITSLALSQHQRIHTGKRCYECRECGKTFLYRSGLSKHQRIHTGKRPYECRECGKSFIERSALSQHQRMHAGERPFECSECGKSFTQSSHLTGHQRIHTGERPYVCCECGKTFSCSSNLLTHLRIHTGERPYKCSDCGENFIHRQQLISHQRIHTGMRPNGSGECGKTLSCH